The Methanoplanus sp. FWC-SCC4 genome has a window encoding:
- a CDS encoding ABC transporter permease, protein MLNDLKVSAFLATRSLKRGSRGSFVLNILIIAMVFTNMILLPSIITGSVMLFNEQTINYQTSDIIISPKSEERYIEDASALLDKINRIPGVLRASARYQLGSTINFESKSVSIPITAFQPSDETEVTLIHTKMRDGNFLSSADTGEIILGSYAIGNEDESKDFLKSLGAPDVGDSVTVSFENGERREYRIKGIFETKSYQTDYTGFITWDEMENVLGTEIESATSILVKTENPEDVDKVKLNLISYGVSEEVKTWEEALSKIVEESVETFNIINDITMLVSLIIAVVVLFIVIMIKAINNRRQIGILKAIGINKQIIINSYVFQVLIICILGIILGLILVRLLTFYFTLYPMKFPDGDVVPHVETSLLIENAISLLIASAIAGYVPAWRITKENILDAMRR, encoded by the coding sequence ATGCTAAATGACCTGAAAGTCTCGGCGTTTCTTGCGACACGATCGCTAAAGAGGGGAAGCAGGGGAAGTTTTGTACTAAACATCCTCATTATCGCGATGGTATTTACGAATATGATCCTCCTCCCCTCAATAATCACCGGCTCGGTCATGCTTTTTAACGAACAGACGATCAACTACCAGACATCCGACATAATCATTTCACCAAAAAGTGAGGAAAGATATATAGAGGACGCATCGGCCCTTCTGGATAAAATAAACCGTATACCCGGGGTTTTAAGAGCATCAGCACGCTACCAGTTAGGTTCCACCATAAACTTTGAATCAAAATCGGTGAGTATTCCAATAACCGCCTTTCAGCCTTCCGATGAAACAGAGGTCACATTAATACATACAAAAATGAGGGACGGAAATTTCCTGAGCAGTGCCGATACCGGTGAAATCATTTTAGGCAGTTATGCAATCGGAAACGAGGATGAAAGCAAGGATTTCCTGAAGTCTCTTGGTGCACCCGATGTAGGGGACTCGGTCACAGTATCCTTTGAAAACGGCGAAAGACGTGAATACAGGATTAAAGGGATATTTGAAACCAAATCATACCAGACTGATTATACGGGCTTTATCACATGGGATGAGATGGAGAATGTTTTAGGCACTGAAATAGAAAGTGCAACCTCAATACTGGTAAAGACGGAAAATCCCGAAGATGTCGACAAGGTGAAATTAAATCTTATATCCTACGGAGTCTCTGAAGAAGTAAAGACATGGGAAGAGGCCCTCTCCAAAATCGTAGAGGAATCTGTTGAAACCTTCAATATAATAAATGACATCACAATGCTTGTGAGCCTGATAATAGCTGTTGTCGTGCTGTTCATCGTCATAATGATTAAGGCAATCAACAACCGGCGGCAGATTGGAATATTAAAGGCGATCGGGATTAACAAACAGATTATAATCAACTCATATGTCTTTCAGGTGCTGATTATCTGCATACTCGGGATAATTCTCGGGTTGATCTTAGTAAGGCTGCTGACCTTTTATTTTACCTTATATCCAATGAAATTCCCGGACGGCGATGTTGTGCCGCACGTTGAAACATCCCTTTTGATTGAGAATGCAATCAGTCTTCTGATTGCGTCCGCCATTGCCGGTTACGTCCCTGCCTGGAGGATAACAAAAGAGAATATACTCGACGCCATGAGAAGGTGA
- a CDS encoding ABC transporter ATP-binding protein, whose translation MITLKDVFKIYGIGAATVHALNGVSLEIEKGEFVGITGSSGSGKSTLLHMVGLLDEPTKGDVFIGTTDVLELSDEEKSRFRLKRFGYVFQDYALVPELSAAENVLLLAMARGLDDEEAKIKSVEILEKVGLSGRIEHLPGEMSGGEQQRVAIARALVNNPEILFADEPCANLDSVNSKNVLDLFREINRELKQTIVMVSHEDWHIPYFDRIIRLHDGKIIEDYKPKK comes from the coding sequence ATAATTACGCTAAAAGACGTGTTTAAAATATACGGCATTGGGGCTGCAACCGTGCATGCATTAAACGGGGTTAGCCTTGAGATAGAAAAAGGCGAGTTCGTCGGCATAACAGGTTCAAGCGGGAGCGGAAAGTCAACCCTTCTTCATATGGTCGGGCTTTTGGACGAACCTACAAAAGGGGATGTGTTCATCGGCACCACAGATGTATTAGAGCTCTCTGACGAAGAAAAATCCAGATTCCGGCTTAAAAGGTTTGGATATGTCTTTCAGGACTATGCACTTGTCCCCGAGCTTTCCGCTGCTGAAAATGTTCTTCTTCTTGCAATGGCAAGGGGGCTTGATGATGAGGAGGCTAAAATAAAAAGCGTTGAGATACTTGAAAAGGTTGGTCTTTCAGGCAGGATAGAACACCTCCCCGGTGAGATGTCGGGAGGGGAACAGCAGAGGGTTGCTATTGCAAGGGCACTTGTAAACAACCCGGAGATACTCTTTGCAGACGAACCCTGTGCAAACCTTGACAGCGTGAACTCAAAAAACGTGCTTGATCTTTTCAGGGAGATAAACAGGGAGTTAAAGCAGACCATTGTCATGGTATCCCATGAGGACTGGCATATCCCTTACTTTGACAGAATTATTCGCCTCCATGACGGAAAAATAATCGAGGATTACAAGCCAAAGAAATAG
- a CDS encoding PAS domain-containing protein, translating into MLQNADDYEERLKEIRNRIIGFGEASTRKNYYPELQYKKGELERFRVALDSTSDIVFILNSSTGNIIDANLRACEILGYEKDELLTKSIDDLTDENFFENRVDMEKLRSGTHRIFSSTIWTSRDRGIHMEFNFSMALLGDENFITAVCRDISEREMMEKTIRDSELQYRTTINSLNEVVVVIDPLLNVVIYNHAFEKLCRKTGIENYFSGMPIKEIFQHFHPENRNYTFNEGMFSRFFETNMKFRYGANVTIFSVRNVPIVEKGKLKQSVLYLRDITKYYLLDEMKKEAFMQIDKNMEQFAVLNDHIRNPLQVILGIVDLESPEITQKIIPHVKEIDKLINRLDNGWIESEKVRKMIAKHYGVSLIEKSDIEDAINYLKRNGEDNCSGNPV; encoded by the coding sequence ATGCTGCAAAATGCCGACGACTACGAGGAAAGGCTCAAAGAAATAAGAAACCGCATCATCGGTTTTGGTGAGGCCTCCACCCGCAAGAATTACTATCCAGAACTTCAGTATAAAAAGGGGGAACTTGAAAGATTCAGGGTTGCCCTTGACAGCACCAGCGATATCGTTTTTATCCTCAATTCCTCCACCGGAAATATCATTGATGCCAATCTGCGTGCGTGTGAAATTCTGGGCTATGAAAAAGATGAACTTTTGACAAAAAGTATTGACGATCTGACAGATGAAAACTTTTTTGAAAACAGGGTTGACATGGAAAAGCTCCGCTCCGGAACCCACAGAATCTTTAGTTCGACGATATGGACAAGCAGGGACCGGGGCATTCACATGGAGTTCAACTTCAGCATGGCCCTTTTGGGAGATGAAAATTTCATCACTGCCGTATGTCGTGACATCAGTGAAAGGGAGATGATGGAAAAGACGATTCGTGATTCGGAACTTCAGTACAGAACAACCATCAATTCCTTAAATGAAGTGGTGGTCGTAATCGACCCTTTATTAAATGTGGTAATATATAATCACGCATTTGAAAAACTCTGCCGGAAAACTGGGATTGAAAATTACTTCTCCGGAATGCCGATAAAAGAGATTTTTCAGCATTTTCATCCTGAAAACAGAAATTATACTTTTAATGAGGGGATGTTCTCACGCTTTTTTGAGACAAACATGAAGTTTCGGTATGGTGCGAATGTTACAATTTTCAGTGTCCGTAATGTTCCAATTGTCGAGAAGGGAAAACTAAAACAGTCTGTTTTGTATTTACGAGACATTACAAAGTACTACCTTTTGGATGAAATGAAAAAAGAGGCGTTTATGCAGATTGACAAAAACATGGAGCAGTTTGCAGTCCTAAACGATCATATAAGAAATCCGCTTCAGGTAATCCTTGGCATTGTTGACCTTGAATCCCCTGAAATAACACAGAAAATAATCCCTCATGTAAAGGAGATTGACAAACTCATAAACCGTCTTGACAACGGCTGGATTGAATCCGAAAAGGTCAGGAAGATGATTGCAAAACATTACGGAGTGTCACTGATTGAAAAATCCGACATTGAGGATGCAATAAATTATCTAAAGAGAAACGGAGAGGACAACTGTTCGGGCAACCCTGTCTGA
- a CDS encoding iron-containing alcohol dehydrogenase, with translation MSPAVLRELRKFVAPEFITGDNSRVFAGRYAGNFRSKNIILATDKKVLKQPWMKEITAGLDENSIEYTIFSDISENTRESDVMTGADVYESGECTGIVAVGGGSVLDCAKGIGIVVANKGHISDYVGVDLVTNPCPPMICVPTTAGSSADVSQYAVIRSAEKRKKSIIVSKSIVPDVTLIDPVTLATLPDSVTINSGIDALTHAIEAYVSNGSSHLSSLLSLEAIRLLGQSFPYPEEKRSDLDFRFDTMLASLYAGIAFSNAGLGLIHSMSHAIGGIFDLPHGLSSSIVMDPVISYNYNYVPEGYRKIAEALGIDVKNKGADDLLDEIFGKISMMRGNGQEDLSLSSYGASEDDIEELVKRTYDDPCIATNPVIPSAEVLRIIFQNLL, from the coding sequence ATGTCGCCGGCTGTTTTGAGAGAACTAAGAAAATTTGTAGCGCCAGAATTTATTACAGGGGATAATTCCCGTGTTTTTGCAGGCAGATATGCAGGCAATTTCAGGTCAAAAAATATAATTCTTGCAACCGACAAAAAAGTTCTAAAACAGCCATGGATGAAGGAGATAACCGCAGGTCTGGATGAAAATTCAATAGAATACACAATTTTTTCAGATATATCCGAAAATACCCGTGAATCTGATGTTATGACAGGTGCAGATGTCTATGAATCCGGGGAATGCACAGGAATTGTAGCTGTTGGAGGCGGAAGTGTTCTCGATTGTGCCAAGGGCATAGGTATTGTCGTGGCAAACAAAGGGCACATCAGCGACTATGTCGGTGTTGATCTTGTGACTAATCCCTGTCCCCCGATGATATGCGTGCCGACAACAGCCGGAAGCTCTGCTGATGTCTCGCAGTATGCGGTCATAAGAAGTGCTGAGAAAAGAAAAAAAAGCATCATTGTCTCAAAGTCCATTGTTCCTGATGTAACCTTAATAGATCCCGTGACTCTTGCAACACTCCCTGATTCCGTCACAATCAACTCGGGCATTGATGCGCTTACACATGCAATTGAGGCTTATGTTTCAAATGGTTCATCCCACCTGAGCAGCCTGCTTTCTCTTGAGGCGATCCGTCTTCTCGGGCAATCCTTTCCCTATCCTGAAGAGAAGAGATCTGATCTTGATTTCAGGTTTGACACAATGCTTGCAAGTCTTTATGCCGGCATTGCCTTTTCAAATGCAGGTCTTGGTCTTATACATTCAATGTCCCATGCGATAGGCGGGATATTTGATCTCCCGCACGGTCTGAGCAGTTCAATTGTGATGGATCCTGTAATCAGTTACAACTACAATTATGTGCCGGAAGGTTACCGGAAAATTGCGGAAGCGCTGGGTATAGATGTAAAAAATAAGGGTGCTGATGATCTTCTGGATGAAATATTTGGAAAAATCTCCATGATGAGAGGAAATGGCCAGGAGGATCTCTCGCTTTCATCTTACGGTGCATCAGAAGACGACATAGAAGAACTTGTAAAAAGAACATATGATGATCCCTGTATAGCCACAAACCCTGTAATACCCTCAGCAGAAGTTCTCAGGATTATCTTTCAAAATTTACTTTAA
- a CDS encoding flavodoxin family protein, which translates to MQLYTYIIKIKAMKILGISGSPRKRGNTDIILNQILLGANDSGFETEAIFLRDYTINSCIGCEKCRKDLTCSHFKDGMNLIYPKIEEAELLILGSPVYNYNITSRMKSFIDRLYPYYEFSDDRPRKYSSRLTNKKRQALVFSVCEQTDPKEDGFATEALARPLEALGYEIADKLTLFGFFERGAVLKDMETMEKARLSGAKFAENY; encoded by the coding sequence ATGCAATTATATACATACATAATCAAAATCAAAGCTATGAAAATACTCGGTATTTCAGGAAGTCCAAGAAAAAGAGGGAATACAGATATAATACTAAATCAGATTCTTCTCGGAGCAAATGATTCAGGTTTTGAAACAGAAGCCATATTCCTCAGGGATTATACCATTAACTCCTGTATAGGATGTGAAAAATGCAGAAAGGATCTCACATGTTCTCACTTCAAAGACGGAATGAACCTTATTTATCCAAAAATTGAAGAAGCTGAACTATTAATTCTTGGATCGCCTGTCTACAATTACAATATAACAAGCCGGATGAAATCCTTCATCGACCGCCTGTATCCATATTATGAATTTTCTGATGACCGCCCGAGGAAATACAGTTCACGTCTTACAAACAAAAAACGTCAGGCCCTTGTTTTTTCGGTATGTGAACAGACTGATCCAAAGGAAGACGGATTTGCAACTGAAGCTCTGGCAAGGCCTCTTGAGGCACTCGGTTACGAGATAGCTGATAAATTAACTTTATTCGGTTTCTTTGAGAGAGGAGCTGTCCTTAAGGATATGGAAACCATGGAAAAAGCCCGCCTTTCAGGAGCAAAATTCGCTGAAAATTACTAA
- a CDS encoding FeoA family protein, whose amino-acid sequence MMLTSLKKNEQGYIEKIDGGEELKQRLSLRGIIKGARLKVINSRCGPVIVDINGSVLALGRGMAGKIIVERCSDD is encoded by the coding sequence ATGATGCTGACCTCCCTGAAAAAGAACGAACAGGGATATATAGAGAAAATAGACGGGGGGGAAGAGCTAAAACAGCGGCTTTCCCTCAGAGGCATTATCAAAGGTGCACGTCTGAAGGTGATAAACTCACGCTGCGGCCCTGTGATTGTTGACATCAACGGCTCTGTTCTTGCTCTGGGTCGTGGTATGGCAGGGAAAATAATTGTTGAAAGGTGTTCTGATGATTAA
- a CDS encoding FeoA domain-containing protein: MIKKLSEMEYGTNGSVTEIKRPSREINAIGIRVGKKVRMITKQPVKGPVVVVVGEMEVALGFHTASDVMVEVN, encoded by the coding sequence ATGATTAAAAAACTCTCAGAGATGGAATACGGGACAAACGGTTCAGTAACAGAGATCAAAAGGCCTTCACGTGAGATTAACGCAATCGGCATACGGGTCGGAAAGAAGGTCAGGATGATCACAAAACAGCCGGTAAAAGGCCCGGTTGTTGTCGTTGTCGGGGAGATGGAAGTCGCACTCGGGTTTCATACAGCCTCGGACGTAATGGTGGAAGTAAATTAA
- a CDS encoding FeoB small GTPase domain-containing protein: MSDNTGTILLIGNPNVGKSVLFNRLTGADAVVSNYPGTTVDYTMGKVTIDKKTMTVIDVPGAYSLKARDRAEEVAVKMLREHPRAVVIIVLDATRIERGLYIALETLEMGYPAVVVLNMTDIAKEKQILADAGKLQKILGVPVVATSAISGEGVKNLGDVIRKAQIANPEEIKARAEGKEIKPVKKPGCAGCGGCGGCGGI, from the coding sequence ATGAGTGATAATACAGGCACTATCCTGCTCATAGGCAATCCGAATGTCGGAAAAAGCGTTCTTTTTAACAGACTTACAGGAGCAGATGCAGTCGTATCAAACTATCCGGGAACGACTGTTGACTACACAATGGGAAAAGTGACGATCGATAAAAAAACGATGACAGTAATTGACGTTCCGGGTGCATACTCGCTGAAGGCAAGGGACAGGGCAGAAGAGGTTGCTGTAAAGATGCTCAGGGAACATCCCCGTGCTGTCGTTATAATCGTCCTTGATGCGACAAGAATTGAACGTGGTCTTTACATTGCACTTGAAACACTGGAAATGGGATATCCGGCGGTCGTTGTCCTGAATATGACAGACATTGCAAAGGAAAAACAGATCCTGGCTGATGCCGGAAAACTCCAGAAAATTCTCGGAGTGCCGGTCGTTGCCACAAGTGCAATCAGCGGAGAGGGTGTCAAAAATCTGGGGGATGTGATCCGAAAAGCACAGATTGCAAATCCGGAGGAGATTAAAGCACGTGCAGAAGGAAAGGAAATAAAACCCGTGAAAAAACCGGGGTGTGCCGGATGCGGCGGCTGTGGCGGATGCGGAGGCATTTAG
- a CDS encoding nucleoside recognition domain-containing protein produces MTMSESERWLLVDSIAGQVISVGEYRQKIGDVLGELTIKPLTGIPVAFAVLYAFWSVFGSFAGSLFTDGFFVKFFDNYFLPWIQSAWPDPASIHYFLFVGDPLATNSFEAFGVLTSGLFVAIGVVLPAVFIFYLMMSLLEDSGYLPRLAVLVDTVLHKIGLHGYAIVPTILGLGCNVPAVTATRILETKKQRFMMMTLIAIFIPCGAQLGIMMEVLPESVGYVMLFLITGYFVFGYILSKIVPGENPEILIDVPPYHMPQWSNLSKKLIVRTKGFLFNAVPFVLFGILLVNLLYLGGVIQWLSELLAPVFVTWFGVPKETAGALVAAFLRKDLAVAQLSNIAMTQYQMISSVVLISIYFPCVATFVVMLKEGWKELLAAVGVLFAVAFVYGGIIHAIGILLGLA; encoded by the coding sequence ATGACAATGAGTGAGAGTGAACGCTGGCTGCTTGTCGATTCAATTGCCGGACAGGTCATAAGTGTTGGTGAATACAGGCAGAAAATAGGCGATGTTTTAGGAGAGCTGACAATAAAACCGCTTACAGGAATTCCTGTTGCATTCGCTGTTCTGTATGCATTCTGGAGCGTTTTTGGATCATTTGCAGGCTCGCTGTTCACGGACGGCTTTTTTGTGAAATTTTTTGACAACTACTTCCTGCCGTGGATACAGTCGGCATGGCCTGATCCTGCAAGCATTCACTATTTCCTGTTTGTGGGCGATCCGCTTGCGACCAATTCCTTTGAGGCCTTTGGTGTGCTGACATCGGGTTTGTTTGTCGCAATCGGGGTTGTTCTGCCGGCCGTGTTCATCTTCTACCTCATGATGTCGCTGCTTGAGGATTCGGGATACCTGCCACGACTTGCAGTTTTGGTTGATACCGTTCTGCACAAAATCGGCCTTCACGGATATGCAATTGTTCCGACCATTCTCGGTCTCGGATGCAATGTGCCTGCCGTTACCGCAACACGCATTCTCGAGACAAAAAAGCAGCGTTTTATGATGATGACGCTTATTGCGATATTCATACCCTGCGGTGCCCAGCTTGGAATTATGATGGAGGTTCTTCCTGAGAGCGTCGGATACGTGATGCTCTTTTTAATCACCGGGTACTTTGTATTCGGATACATACTGAGCAAAATCGTTCCGGGTGAAAATCCCGAGATTTTAATTGACGTTCCGCCATACCACATGCCGCAGTGGTCAAATCTCAGTAAAAAACTCATTGTAAGGACAAAGGGATTTTTATTCAACGCTGTTCCGTTTGTTCTCTTTGGAATCCTTCTCGTAAACCTGCTGTACCTCGGAGGCGTCATCCAGTGGCTCTCTGAACTCCTGGCACCTGTGTTTGTCACGTGGTTTGGAGTTCCAAAAGAGACGGCCGGAGCACTTGTTGCAGCGTTTCTAAGGAAGGATCTTGCGGTTGCACAGCTCTCAAACATTGCGATGACACAGTATCAGATGATATCTTCGGTTGTCTTAATCTCCATCTACTTCCCGTGTGTTGCAACATTTGTTGTGATGCTTAAGGAAGGATGGAAAGAGCTTTTGGCAGCGGTCGGGGTGCTTTTCGCGGTAGCATTTGTCTACGGCGGAATCATCCATGCAATAGGAATACTTCTGGGGCTGGCATAA
- a CDS encoding DUF4350 domain-containing protein: MIQKQRIRRQCVIMGCLLILLSGVSYASADTGGDCDIMWDLTHGVYLNYEPAGDYSVLTGMLEGKGYTVDTTDIGLNNVDLSDYEVLVLSIGSSYFSPYTPDEISTIKTFVANGGGLLIMGENTGCPNDNLNPVSQEFGTTLGISYLSPIDLYITDMTTHPVFNGVSMFYYRAAGELAGAGALSGPAIAWTDDGEIVMTAVSSPGKVIVTGDCNFCDNDYIAEADNLALSENIFDWLCCSSPIPTPEYPTLMIPGALILGMLFITGFMRINKKED, from the coding sequence ATGATACAAAAACAAAGGATTCGCAGGCAATGCGTAATTATGGGATGCCTTCTGATACTTTTATCAGGTGTTTCATACGCATCTGCCGATACCGGCGGAGACTGTGACATAATGTGGGATCTGACACATGGTGTATATTTAAATTATGAGCCTGCCGGTGATTATTCAGTTCTTACCGGTATGCTTGAAGGAAAGGGTTACACTGTTGATACAACAGATATAGGACTCAACAATGTGGATCTCAGTGATTATGAAGTTCTTGTACTTAGCATTGGTTCATCCTATTTTAGTCCCTATACACCTGATGAAATCAGTACGATTAAAACATTTGTGGCCAACGGAGGAGGCCTCCTGATAATGGGCGAGAATACTGGTTGTCCAAATGATAATTTAAACCCGGTATCACAGGAATTCGGAACGACTCTTGGAATATCTTACCTCTCCCCTATTGATCTATATATTACAGACATGACAACACATCCGGTATTCAACGGAGTGAGTATGTTTTATTACAGGGCGGCAGGTGAACTTGCAGGCGCCGGTGCACTCAGCGGTCCTGCCATTGCATGGACAGATGATGGAGAAATTGTGATGACGGCAGTTAGCAGTCCGGGAAAGGTCATTGTAACAGGAGACTGTAACTTCTGTGATAATGACTATATTGCAGAGGCTGACAACCTGGCTCTGTCTGAAAATATTTTTGACTGGCTTTGCTGTAGTTCACCAATACCCACTCCGGAATACCCGACACTTATGATACCCGGAGCTCTAATATTGGGAATGTTATTTATTACAGGATTTATGAGAATTAACAAAAAGGAGGATTAA
- a CDS encoding metal-dependent transcriptional regulator: MSGLNSSLSRKAEDYLEAILNVSLIKGYAKTRDIAKELNVSPPSVVEMFIKLDKLGMIEYRKYEGVLLKPKGREIASVIKYRHDTLMSFLKLIDVPADIANDDACIMEHELHPKTIEQIHYFVEFLKERGSELHTLEDFSEYCLVKRSVKDRSE, translated from the coding sequence ATGAGTGGTTTAAACAGCAGTCTTAGCAGAAAAGCCGAGGATTATCTCGAGGCAATCCTCAATGTCAGTCTTATAAAAGGATACGCAAAAACAAGGGATATTGCAAAGGAACTTAATGTAAGCCCTCCTTCCGTTGTTGAGATGTTTATTAAGCTTGACAAACTCGGGATGATTGAATACAGGAAATATGAGGGCGTTCTTCTAAAGCCGAAGGGAAGGGAGATTGCCAGCGTCATCAAATACAGGCATGACACCCTGATGTCTTTTTTAAAGCTGATTGATGTTCCCGCTGATATCGCAAACGATGATGCATGTATCATGGAGCACGAGCTTCACCCGAAAACAATTGAGCAGATACATTATTTTGTTGAATTCCTAAAGGAAAGGGGTTCAGAGCTTCACACTCTTGAGGATTTCTCAGAGTACTGCCTGGTTAAGCGTTCAGTAAAAGACCGGTCTGAGTAG
- a CDS encoding class I SAM-dependent methyltransferase, with protein sequence MKKKEDTGNEKMPDTVFRIMAFTIKINDLFNPPSELVKLAGIKEGMTVVDYGCGPGSNTIWASEYAGETGLVYAVDIHPLAIEMVTKMAEKNNLSNIKTALAKGYNSGLENETADLVMALDMFHMIEEPEKFLSEIKRILKPDGVLFIDDGHQPRESARNKIIASGLFKIEEENKRFLRCRIKTNTQLSS encoded by the coding sequence ATGAAGAAGAAAGAAGATACCGGAAATGAAAAAATGCCGGACACAGTATTCAGAATAATGGCTTTTACCATAAAAATAAACGATTTATTCAACCCGCCATCTGAACTTGTAAAATTGGCAGGAATTAAAGAAGGCATGACAGTCGTTGATTACGGCTGCGGTCCCGGAAGCAACACAATATGGGCATCAGAATATGCAGGTGAAACCGGTCTTGTATATGCAGTCGATATACATCCCCTTGCTATTGAAATGGTCACAAAAATGGCAGAAAAAAACAATCTCTCAAACATAAAAACAGCACTTGCAAAAGGTTATAATTCAGGACTCGAAAATGAGACCGCAGACCTTGTAATGGCACTGGACATGTTCCACATGATAGAAGAACCGGAGAAATTTCTTTCTGAAATAAAAAGAATACTAAAACCTGACGGAGTTTTGTTCATAGACGACGGCCATCAGCCAAGGGAATCTGCCAGGAATAAAATAATCGCATCAGGGCTCTTTAAAATAGAAGAAGAGAACAAACGGTTCCTCAGGTGCAGGATTAAGACAAATACTCAGTTATCTTCATAA
- a CDS encoding flavodoxin family protein has translation MSVSSEILREEKIYGGGDEFYLVLCRESGRAPYPGMYRYILTLVMNGEFLFDFRTNTYEYSPTVPLEAEKTAFLKFDEWAENLREFPSDFVEHLLIKKERIKKMYAGHKRDSPDVVIIQGSPRPDGNCSIFAGWASKTAKSLGKIPAVIYLDDLNIHSCIGCYQCYNYGFCVFRDEMQDIISYVHGASLVVICSPVYTNTVPGGLKICMDRFQAYHAKRTLLHSKNNPKGILLAVAGREGDFNFKCLISVTDSFMANVGIKKSGQILVDNIDEIRDLRNVTGLKAEVEEALRSALDISRL, from the coding sequence GTGTCAGTCTCATCAGAAATTCTCAGGGAGGAAAAAATATACGGCGGAGGAGATGAGTTTTATCTTGTTCTCTGTCGTGAGTCGGGCAGAGCGCCTTATCCCGGGATGTATCGGTACATACTGACACTTGTAATGAATGGCGAATTTCTGTTTGATTTCAGAACCAACACCTATGAATATTCCCCGACAGTTCCGCTTGAGGCTGAAAAGACTGCATTTTTAAAATTTGATGAATGGGCAGAGAATCTCAGGGAGTTTCCTTCGGACTTTGTTGAGCACCTTTTAATTAAGAAGGAGAGGATCAAGAAGATGTACGCCGGTCACAAGAGGGATTCTCCTGATGTTGTAATTATTCAGGGAAGTCCGAGGCCTGACGGGAACTGTTCCATATTTGCAGGGTGGGCTTCTAAAACAGCAAAGTCGCTTGGGAAAATTCCGGCTGTCATTTATCTGGATGACTTAAACATCCACTCCTGCATCGGATGCTACCAGTGCTATAATTATGGTTTCTGCGTTTTCCGCGATGAAATGCAGGACATAATCAGTTATGTCCACGGTGCCTCACTGGTTGTCATATGTTCGCCGGTTTACACGAACACGGTTCCCGGGGGACTTAAAATCTGCATGGATCGTTTTCAGGCATATCATGCAAAGAGGACTCTTTTGCATTCAAAAAATAACCCAAAAGGCATTCTTCTTGCTGTTGCGGGAAGAGAGGGTGACTTCAATTTCAAATGCCTCATTTCAGTCACTGATTCCTTTATGGCAAATGTGGGGATAAAAAAATCAGGTCAGATACTTGTCGACAACATTGATGAGATCAGGGATCTAAGAAATGTAACGGGATTAAAGGCAGAGGTTGAAGAGGCACTAAGATCGGCTCTTGATATTTCCAGATTATGA